A single genomic interval of Juglans regia cultivar Chandler chromosome 1, Walnut 2.0, whole genome shotgun sequence harbors:
- the LOC118348711 gene encoding uncharacterized protein LOC118348711 codes for MVSEEPPSNESPIRVTTMSSSSDQNPNFNLNTQPPSAAEKPLIAVNITAQINEKLTPSTFPQWRAQFEALLIGYDLLDYAKGTLRCPTSAGTAADELCKIHWIQQDKLILSALLASTAPSITPLIATAKTSHEAWKKLNNLYASRSHTRAMQLKEELTLIQRGNRSITEYLHAVKALADEIAIIDHPISDDDLTLYVLNGLGPDFREIAAPIRARESSLAFEELHDLLVGHEAYLRRLEAATQHLVASANFKKTKQSAQGGNSSWSSKKTDSSRGPRGSSPECLYQLCHNLKWKG; via the exons atggtatcagaagaGCCACCATCAAACGAGTCACCGATCCGAGTTACCACCATGTCTTCCTCCTCTGATCAAAACCCAAACTTCAACCTCAATACACAACCTCCTTCCGCAGCAGAAAAACCTCTCATTGCTGTCAACATCACTGCCCAAATCAATGAAAAGTTGACTCCCTCCACCTTTCCTCAATGGCGTGCTCAATTTGAAGCACTCCTTATTGGCTATGATTTACTAGATTATGCCAAAGGCACCCTTCGGTGCCCCACTTCGGCTGGCACCGCTGCTGATGAGCTGTGCAAGATCCATTGGATCCAACAGGATAAACTTATCCTAAGTGCCCTTCTAGCCTCTACAGCCCCGTCGATCACCCCACTCATTGCTACGGCAAAGACCTCCCATGAAGCTTGGAAAAAGCTCAACAATTTATACGCTAGTCGCTCACACACTCGTGCTATGCAGTTAAAGGAGGAACTCACCTTAATCCAGCGTGGAAATCGGTCAATCACTGAGTATCTCCATGCGGTGAAGGCCTTGGCTGATGAAATAGCCATTATTGATCATCCAATTTCGGATGATGACCTAACCCTTTATGTATTAAATGGCTTAGGTCCAGATTTTCGGGAAATCGCAGCACCGATTCGAGCCCGAGAATCCTCTCTCGCCTTTGAAGAGCTGCACGATCTGCTGGTTGGTCATGAAGCATATCTGAGACGCTTGGAAGCTGCAACGCAGCACCTGGTCGCTTCTGCCAATTTCAAGAAGACGAAGCAGTCCGCACAAGGGGGAAATTCGTCGTGGTCCTCCAAGAAAACTGATTCCTCTCGTGGGCCTCGCGGATCCAGCCCAG AATGTCTCTATCAATTGTGCCACAACCTCAAATGGAAAGGATAA